From one Cupriavidus sp. P-10 genomic stretch:
- the galE gene encoding UDP-glucose 4-epimerase GalE, which yields MPETLLLTGATGYIASHTWVALLNAGYHVIGLDNLCNSSPVVIERLATITGKTPHFVEGDVRDRALLDRLFAEHRISGVIHFAALKAVGESVSQPLEYYSNNLDGLLTVCAAMGAAGVKQLVFSSSATVYGNPHAVPILEDFPLSSTNPYGQTKLMGEQILRDLEKSDPAWRIAYLRYFNPVGAHESGLIGEDPRGIPNNLMPYVAQVAGGRREKLMVFGGDYPTPDGTGVRDYIHVCDLADGHLAALVYLRDQGRGLTVNLGTGRGYSVLEVVDAYQRASGQPVPYEIVARRAGDIASCYADPALANQLLGWRAQYGIERMCQDSWRWQSMNPRGFDA from the coding sequence ATGCCCGAAACTCTGCTTCTTACCGGTGCCACCGGCTATATCGCCTCGCATACCTGGGTCGCGCTGCTCAATGCCGGCTACCACGTGATCGGACTGGATAATCTGTGCAACAGCAGCCCGGTGGTGATCGAGCGGCTGGCCACCATTACCGGCAAGACCCCGCATTTTGTCGAGGGCGACGTGCGCGACCGTGCCTTGCTGGACCGGCTTTTTGCCGAACACCGCATCAGCGGCGTGATTCATTTTGCCGCGCTCAAGGCGGTGGGTGAATCGGTGAGCCAGCCGCTGGAGTATTACAGCAACAACCTCGACGGCCTGCTGACAGTCTGCGCCGCCATGGGGGCGGCCGGGGTGAAACAACTGGTGTTCAGCTCCTCGGCGACGGTTTATGGCAATCCCCATGCGGTGCCGATCCTGGAGGATTTTCCGCTGTCCTCGACCAATCCCTACGGCCAGACCAAGCTCATGGGCGAGCAAATCCTGCGCGACCTTGAAAAATCGGATCCGGCATGGCGCATTGCCTACCTGCGTTATTTCAATCCGGTCGGCGCGCATGAAAGCGGCCTGATCGGCGAGGATCCGCGCGGGATCCCGAATAACCTGATGCCATATGTGGCACAGGTGGCCGGCGGGCGCCGCGAGAAACTGATGGTATTCGGCGGCGACTACCCCACGCCGGACGGAACTGGCGTGCGCGACTATATCCACGTGTGCGACCTTGCCGACGGCCACCTGGCGGCGCTGGTCTACCTGCGCGACCAGGGACGTGGCCTGACCGTGAACCTGGGCACCGGCCGCGGCTACAGCGTGCTGGAGGTGGTCGATGCCTACCAGCGGGCCAGCGGCCAGCCGGTGCCATATGAGATCGTGGCGCGCCGCGCGGGCGATATTGCTTCTTGCTATGCCGATCCCGCGCTGGCCAACCAGCTGCTGGGCTGGCGCGCGCAATATGGTATCGAGCGCATGTGCCAGGACTCGTGGCGCTGGCAGTCAATGAACCCGCGCGGGTTCGACGCCTGA
- a CDS encoding methyl-accepting chemotaxis protein, with the protein MSLHNNIQIKTLLRGAMGMLSVLLLLVGGAGLHGISSSNDSLKDTYANQLASTIALSDAMLATTRMRLALDRSVMLGEPDDPKVNVDRSRVFVDASEAAWKRYNSLPQNDQEKALAAELGRLRQAFFEQGVLPLQQATLAGNQDEAVRLARKVLPDLQRSMSTAHEALQKFQMSAGQANFDAAQASFDNTRTLSVALIVLGLVVAVLCTVTLNRAIVTPVQEALAVFERIARGDLTSRITSISKNEIGRMMQALAAMQASLSGIVAEVRTGADSMASATQQISTGNQDLSQRTEEQASSLEQTAASMEELTTVVRQNADNARQAGVLASEASQIALKGGDVVGRVVDTMNEINGASRKVVEIISVIEGIAFQTNILALNAAVEAARAGEQGRGFAVVAGEVRSLAQRSASAAKEIEALIGESGERVESGTRLVAEAGQTMGEIVQAVRRVTDIMNEIGAASLEQTTGIEQVNQAVTQMDEVTQQNAALVEEAAAAAGALEEQAQKLKNVVSVFTLAGGAVASAQRSAPLRSTPAAAPATAPATAPATPRVAGARAADASRPVARPAAVAAGSEDDWSAF; encoded by the coding sequence ATGTCTTTGCACAACAATATCCAGATCAAGACCCTGTTACGGGGCGCCATGGGAATGCTGTCGGTGTTGCTGTTGCTGGTCGGCGGTGCCGGGCTGCACGGTATTTCCTCCAGCAATGACTCGCTCAAGGATACGTATGCCAACCAGCTGGCTTCGACCATCGCGCTGAGCGACGCCATGCTGGCCACCACCCGCATGCGCCTGGCGCTGGACCGCAGCGTGATGCTGGGCGAGCCGGACGATCCCAAGGTCAACGTGGACCGCTCCAGGGTGTTCGTCGATGCTTCCGAAGCGGCCTGGAAACGCTACAACAGCCTGCCGCAGAACGACCAGGAAAAGGCGCTGGCCGCCGAACTCGGCCGCCTGCGCCAGGCGTTCTTCGAGCAGGGCGTCTTGCCGCTGCAGCAGGCGACGCTGGCCGGCAACCAGGACGAGGCGGTGCGCCTGGCCAGGAAGGTACTGCCCGACCTGCAACGCAGCATGTCCACCGCGCATGAAGCGCTGCAGAAATTCCAGATGAGCGCCGGCCAGGCCAATTTCGACGCCGCGCAGGCCAGCTTCGACAACACTCGCACGCTGTCGGTTGCGCTGATCGTGCTGGGCCTGGTGGTGGCGGTGCTATGCACGGTGACGTTGAACCGCGCCATCGTCACGCCGGTGCAGGAAGCGCTGGCCGTGTTCGAGCGCATCGCGCGCGGCGACCTGACCTCGCGCATCACCAGCATCTCGAAGAACGAGATCGGCCGCATGATGCAGGCGCTGGCCGCGATGCAGGCCAGCCTGTCGGGCATCGTGGCCGAAGTGCGTACCGGCGCCGACTCGATGGCGTCGGCCACGCAGCAGATTTCCACCGGCAACCAGGACCTGTCGCAGCGGACCGAGGAGCAGGCATCCTCGCTCGAGCAGACCGCCGCCAGCATGGAAGAGCTGACCACGGTGGTGCGCCAGAACGCGGACAATGCCCGCCAGGCCGGCGTGCTGGCCAGCGAAGCCTCGCAGATTGCGCTCAAGGGCGGCGACGTGGTCGGCCGCGTGGTCGACACCATGAACGAGATCAACGGCGCGTCGCGCAAGGTGGTCGAGATCATCAGCGTGATCGAGGGCATTGCCTTCCAGACCAATATCCTGGCGCTGAACGCCGCGGTGGAGGCGGCACGCGCCGGCGAGCAGGGCCGCGGCTTTGCCGTGGTGGCGGGCGAGGTGCGCAGTCTGGCGCAGCGCTCGGCCTCGGCGGCCAAGGAGATCGAGGCGCTGATCGGCGAGTCTGGCGAGCGCGTGGAGAGCGGCACCCGGCTGGTGGCGGAAGCCGGCCAGACCATGGGCGAGATCGTGCAGGCGGTGCGCCGCGTGACGGACATCATGAACGAGATCGGCGCGGCGTCGCTGGAGCAGACCACCGGCATCGAGCAGGTCAACCAGGCCGTCACGCAGATGGACGAGGTCACGCAGCAGAACGCCGCGCTGGTGGAAGAGGCCGCGGCCGCGGCCGGGGCGCTGGAAGAGCAGGCGCAGAAGTTGAAAAACGTGGTTTCGGTCTTTACCCTCGCCGGCGGTGCCGTGGCTTCGGCACAGCGTTCTGCACCGCTGCGCTCCACGCCGGCCGCTGCACCGGCCACTGCCCCGGCCACTGCCCCGGCCACGCCGCGCGTTGCCGGGGCCCGTGCGGCCGACGCCTCCCGTCCGGTGGCGCGCCCCGCGGCGGTCGCTGCCGGCAGCGAGGATGACTGGAGTGCGTTCTAA
- a CDS encoding tyrosine-type recombinase/integrase, translating to MFDADLAAWRAHPERAFDGWLARHGFRHGTSVVYRAMWGKLLRWSAERGLPPLSWSAEQLGEFLDAQQLHKLHRYRYARLIERVFHHLAQLREGMHNPGSQAVRAHLAEGENDPTAFLLPGECDLLVARILGPAGLPPTADECRAASPTQWKRARDAALLAVLLGGGLKVGEARALRLEAIDDGAPGRMALRMVRPDNGRAYTAPLFALAHAPLRAWLALREASGTLGSLVFPAMPAGRPMHAASVYRRVEILLDEAGVLAGRHERASPQTLRNTCAAMHFEAGTAPAEVAQCLGMRDLESGWRLRGAYEAWQARAGLVAGASDKPS from the coding sequence CTGTTCGATGCCGATCTCGCCGCCTGGCGCGCCCATCCCGAGCGCGCCTTCGACGGCTGGCTGGCGCGGCACGGCTTTCGCCACGGCACCAGCGTGGTGTACCGCGCCATGTGGGGCAAGCTGCTGCGCTGGTCGGCGGAGCGCGGCCTGCCGCCGCTGAGCTGGTCGGCGGAGCAGCTCGGCGAATTCCTGGATGCCCAGCAATTGCACAAGTTGCACCGCTACCGCTATGCGCGGCTGATCGAACGGGTGTTCCACCATCTCGCCCAGTTGCGCGAGGGCATGCACAACCCCGGCAGCCAGGCGGTGCGCGCCCATCTCGCCGAGGGCGAAAACGATCCCACTGCCTTCCTGCTGCCGGGCGAGTGCGATCTGCTGGTGGCCCGCATCCTTGGTCCGGCAGGGCTGCCACCGACGGCGGACGAGTGCCGCGCGGCCTCGCCGACCCAATGGAAGCGCGCGCGCGATGCCGCCTTGCTGGCGGTCTTGCTGGGTGGCGGGCTGAAGGTGGGCGAAGCCCGCGCATTGCGCCTGGAGGCCATCGACGATGGCGCGCCGGGCCGAATGGCGCTGCGCATGGTGCGTCCCGACAATGGCCGCGCCTATACCGCGCCGCTGTTCGCGCTGGCCCATGCGCCGCTGCGGGCCTGGCTGGCGCTGCGCGAGGCGTCGGGCACGCTTGGCAGCCTGGTGTTCCCGGCCATGCCGGCGGGCCGGCCGATGCACGCGGCTTCGGTCTACCGGCGCGTGGAAATCCTGCTCGACGAGGCCGGCGTGCTCGCCGGCCGCCATGAGCGGGCCTCGCCGCAGACCTTGCGCAATACCTGCGCCGCCATGCATTTCGAGGCCGGCACGGCGCCGGCCGAGGTGGCGCAATGCCTGGGCATGCGCGACCTGGAATCGGGCTGGCGCCTGCGCGGCGCCTACGAGGCCTGGCAGGCGCGGGCGGGACTGGTCGCCGGGGCCAGCGACAAGCCGTCTTAA
- a CDS encoding GNAT family N-acetyltransferase: MPDIALIPATAADADRLAAMHTASWQHTYPGMLPDAFLREQAYPERLAAWRARMHDGADGPVEATLALVDGAAAGFACLLPEADPQFGIYLDNLHVLPAFHGQGLGKRLLAHCAQRVAQRWPGQPLFLYVLEANTQAREFYQRLGGEASEPFEDDFHGPGLRVMVRRVTWPDVAALARRLA; the protein is encoded by the coding sequence ATGCCTGACATTGCGCTGATTCCCGCCACCGCCGCCGATGCCGACCGGCTCGCCGCCATGCACACCGCCAGCTGGCAGCACACCTATCCCGGCATGCTGCCAGACGCATTCCTGCGCGAGCAGGCCTACCCGGAGCGGCTGGCCGCCTGGCGCGCGCGCATGCATGACGGCGCGGACGGCCCCGTGGAGGCCACGCTGGCGCTCGTTGACGGCGCGGCCGCCGGCTTCGCCTGCCTGCTGCCTGAGGCCGACCCCCAGTTCGGCATTTACCTGGACAACCTGCATGTCCTGCCGGCTTTCCATGGCCAGGGACTGGGCAAGCGGCTGCTGGCCCATTGCGCGCAGCGCGTGGCGCAGCGCTGGCCGGGGCAGCCGCTGTTCCTCTATGTGCTGGAGGCCAATACGCAGGCGCGTGAGTTCTACCAGCGACTGGGCGGCGAGGCATCGGAGCCGTTCGAGGACGATTTCCACGGGCCCGGGCTGCGCGTCATGGTGCGGCGCGTGACCTGGCCCGACGTGGCGGCGCTGGCCAGGCGGCTGGCGTGA
- a CDS encoding nuclear transport factor 2 family protein produces MTTTQLIPAAQASLDTWHQLIATNSMAGLDAIVADDVVFRSPVAHTAYPGRAAIALVLTTVNQVFRDFRYHRSFVSEDGHSVVLEFSATVDGKALKGIDMIRFNDAGHIAEFEVMVRPRSGLEALAAAMGARLASQKDVLTGAA; encoded by the coding sequence GTGACCACCACCCAGCTGATTCCCGCGGCGCAGGCCTCGCTCGACACCTGGCACCAGTTGATTGCCACCAATTCGATGGCCGGGCTCGACGCCATCGTCGCCGACGACGTCGTGTTCCGCTCGCCGGTCGCGCATACGGCCTACCCCGGCCGCGCGGCGATCGCGCTGGTACTGACCACGGTGAACCAGGTATTCCGCGATTTCCGCTACCACCGCAGCTTTGTCAGCGAGGACGGCCACAGCGTGGTGCTCGAGTTCAGTGCCACGGTCGATGGCAAGGCGCTCAAGGGCATCGACATGATCCGCTTCAATGACGCCGGCCATATTGCCGAATTCGAAGTGATGGTGCGTCCGCGCTCGGGCCTGGAGGCGCTGGCCGCCGCCATGGGCGCGCGCCTCGCCAGCCAGAAGGACGTGCTGACCGGCGCCGCGTAA
- a CDS encoding PadR family transcriptional regulator: protein MSTQHALLISLLEKPSSGYDLARRFDRSIGYFWHATHQQIYRELGRMADSGWIAADENEAAESEGGAADRKNRKKVYRVLPAGRDELVRWVLAPGAGLDQREEILVKLRADAAIGPLGLGDEMRRLIALHQARLETYLAIERKDFSAPDMDRGQQLRYALLRRGIRFEQDWVAWGEDLLPLLERPAA from the coding sequence ATGTCGACCCAGCACGCCTTGTTGATTTCCCTGCTCGAGAAGCCGTCGTCCGGCTATGATCTGGCGCGCCGCTTCGACCGCTCCATCGGCTACTTCTGGCATGCCACCCACCAGCAGATCTACCGCGAGCTGGGGCGCATGGCCGATAGCGGCTGGATCGCCGCCGACGAGAACGAGGCGGCGGAAAGCGAGGGCGGGGCCGCCGATCGCAAGAACCGCAAGAAGGTCTACCGGGTGCTGCCGGCCGGGCGCGACGAACTGGTGCGCTGGGTGCTGGCGCCCGGCGCCGGACTGGACCAGCGCGAGGAAATCCTGGTCAAGCTGCGCGCCGATGCCGCGATCGGGCCGCTTGGCCTGGGCGATGAAATGCGCCGGCTGATCGCGTTGCACCAGGCACGGCTCGAAACCTACCTGGCGATCGAGCGCAAGGATTTCTCCGCGCCCGACATGGACCGTGGGCAGCAACTGCGCTATGCGCTGCTGCGCCGTGGCATCCGCTTCGAGCAGGACTGGGTCGCCTGGGGCGAAGACCTGCTGCCGCTGCTGGAGCGGCCGGCGGCGTAG
- a CDS encoding H-NS histone family protein has product MATYQEIVQKISELQKQAEEIKAREQASVISDIREKIEQYGLTAEDLGFGTKAQAGKKVVNRKVPVRYRDSAGNTWTGRGKRPGWLTQALAQGKTVEDFLIR; this is encoded by the coding sequence ATGGCGACTTATCAGGAAATCGTTCAGAAAATCAGTGAACTGCAGAAGCAAGCTGAGGAAATCAAGGCGCGTGAACAAGCTTCGGTGATCTCGGATATTCGCGAGAAAATCGAGCAATATGGCCTGACCGCTGAAGACCTGGGTTTTGGCACGAAAGCGCAGGCCGGCAAGAAGGTAGTCAACCGCAAGGTGCCGGTGCGCTATCGCGACAGTGCCGGCAATACCTGGACCGGCCGCGGCAAGCGCCCGGGCTGGCTGACCCAGGCCCTGGCCCAGGGCAAGACGGTCGAGGACTTCCTGATCCGCTGA
- a CDS encoding IlvD/Edd family dehydratase produces MSDSKDKQRKPLRSTAWFGTADKNGFMYRSWMKNQGIPEHAFDGRPVIGICNTWSELTPCNAHFRKLAEHVKRGVYEAGGFPVEFPVFSNGESNLRPTAMLTRNLAAMDVEEAIRGNPIDAVVLLTGCDKTTPALLMGAASCDVPAIVVTGGPMLNGKLDGKDIGSGTAVWQLHESLKAGEINLHQFLSAEAGMSRSAGTCNTMGTASTMACMAEALGTSLPHNAAIPAVDSRRYVLAHMSGIRIVEMAREDLTLSKILTRQAFENAIRVNAAIGGSTNAVIHLKAIAGRIGVPLELEDWSRVGRDTPTIVDLMPSGRFLMEEFYYAGGLPAVLRRMGEAGLLPHPGALTVNGKAIWDNVRDAPITNDEVIRPLDQPLIRDGSIRILRGNLSPRGAVLKPSAATPKLLRHRGRAVVFENLEHYKERIVDESLDVDENSVLVLKRCGPRGYPGMAEVGNMGLPPKLLRQGIKDMVRISDARMSGTAYGTVVLHVAPEAAAGGPLAIVRDGDWIELDCEAGRLHLDIDPAEFERRMADVQPLQAPADGGYRKLYVNHVLQADEGCDLDFLVGCRGREVPRHSH; encoded by the coding sequence ATGTCGGATTCCAAGGACAAGCAACGCAAGCCGCTGCGCTCGACGGCGTGGTTCGGCACCGCCGACAAGAATGGCTTCATGTACCGCAGCTGGATGAAGAACCAGGGCATTCCCGAGCACGCGTTCGACGGCCGCCCGGTGATCGGCATCTGCAATACGTGGTCGGAACTCACCCCCTGCAACGCGCATTTCCGCAAGCTGGCCGAGCACGTCAAGCGCGGCGTGTACGAGGCCGGTGGCTTCCCGGTGGAATTCCCGGTGTTTTCCAACGGCGAATCGAACCTGCGCCCGACCGCCATGCTGACCCGCAACCTGGCAGCGATGGACGTGGAAGAAGCGATCCGCGGCAACCCGATCGATGCGGTGGTGCTGCTGACCGGCTGCGACAAGACCACGCCGGCGCTGCTGATGGGCGCGGCCAGCTGCGACGTGCCGGCCATCGTCGTCACCGGCGGGCCCATGCTCAATGGCAAGCTCGACGGCAAGGACATCGGCTCGGGCACGGCGGTGTGGCAGCTGCATGAATCGCTGAAGGCGGGCGAGATCAACCTGCACCAGTTCCTGTCGGCCGAAGCCGGCATGTCGCGCTCGGCGGGCACCTGCAACACCATGGGCACCGCGTCGACCATGGCGTGCATGGCCGAGGCGCTGGGCACGTCGCTGCCGCACAACGCGGCGATCCCGGCGGTCGATTCGCGCCGCTACGTGCTGGCGCATATGTCCGGCATCCGCATCGTCGAGATGGCGCGCGAGGACCTGACGCTGTCGAAGATCCTGACGCGCCAGGCATTCGAGAATGCGATCCGTGTCAACGCGGCAATCGGCGGCTCGACCAACGCCGTGATCCACCTGAAGGCGATCGCCGGGCGCATCGGCGTGCCGCTGGAGCTGGAAGACTGGAGCCGCGTGGGCCGCGACACGCCGACCATCGTCGACCTGATGCCGTCGGGCCGCTTCCTGATGGAAGAGTTCTACTACGCCGGCGGCCTGCCCGCGGTGCTGCGCCGCATGGGCGAGGCCGGGCTGCTGCCGCATCCGGGCGCGCTGACCGTCAACGGCAAGGCGATCTGGGACAACGTCAGGGATGCGCCGATCACCAACGACGAAGTCATCCGCCCGCTCGACCAGCCGCTGATCCGCGACGGCAGCATCCGCATCCTGCGCGGCAACCTGTCGCCGCGCGGCGCGGTGCTCAAGCCGTCGGCGGCGACGCCGAAGCTGCTGCGCCACCGCGGCCGCGCGGTGGTGTTCGAGAACCTGGAGCACTACAAGGAGCGCATCGTCGACGAGTCGCTCGACGTCGACGAGAATTCCGTCCTCGTTCTCAAGCGCTGCGGCCCGCGCGGCTATCCCGGCATGGCCGAGGTCGGCAACATGGGCCTGCCGCCCAAGCTGCTGCGCCAGGGCATCAAGGACATGGTGCGCATTTCCGATGCGCGCATGAGCGGCACCGCCTACGGCACCGTGGTGCTGCACGTGGCGCCCGAGGCCGCCGCCGGCGGGCCGCTGGCGATCGTGCGCGACGGCGACTGGATCGAGCTGGACTGCGAGGCCGGGCGCCTGCACCTGGATATCGATCCCGCCGAGTTCGAGCGCCGCATGGCCGATGTGCAGCCGCTGCAGGCGCCCGCCGATGGCGGCTATCGCAAGCTCTACGTCAACCACGTGTTGCAGGCGGACGAGGGCTGCGACCTCGACTTCCTGGTCGGTTGCCGCGGACGCGAGGTGCCGCGCCACTCGCACTGA
- a CDS encoding MFS transporter codes for MQGTQTAPLERAAPGQETGAQAQEETRIVGMLVRRLIPFLALIYVVAYIDRSVVGFAKLHMNAAIGISDAAYGLGAGLFFIGYFLCEVPSNLALERFGARRWFARILLTWGLITMAMAFTQGAHSFYVLRFLLGAAEAGLYPGILYFLTKWFPMRHRARIIGLLVLAQPIALIITGPIAGLVLSTHGLFGMANWQTLFVLSGLPAVLLCLPTLRVLPESPASAAWLAPADRAWIERELAADQAAYALKPHGNPLQALKDKRVLLLSLLFLPFPLSIYGLSLWLPTIIKQFGVTDAMTGLLSAVPYLFAVVGLYLVPRHSDRKGERYGHIVVVSGMAAITMALSAWVQSPVLQFLFICLTAFSIYSIQAVVWALPGEFLTGASAAVGIATINSLANLGGYFGPYGIGVIKDATGSLAAGLYFLAAMLVFAVVMAFVVRAALRPAARAGAARAGA; via the coding sequence ATGCAAGGCACACAGACCGCGCCGCTGGAGCGCGCCGCCCCAGGACAGGAAACCGGCGCACAGGCGCAGGAAGAGACCCGCATCGTCGGCATGCTGGTGCGCCGGCTGATCCCGTTCCTGGCGCTGATCTACGTGGTGGCGTATATCGACCGCTCGGTGGTCGGCTTCGCCAAGCTGCACATGAACGCGGCGATCGGCATCAGCGACGCGGCCTATGGCCTGGGCGCGGGCTTGTTCTTCATCGGCTATTTCCTGTGCGAGGTGCCCAGCAACCTGGCGCTGGAGCGCTTCGGGGCGCGCCGCTGGTTCGCGCGCATCCTGCTGACCTGGGGCCTGATCACCATGGCGATGGCGTTCACGCAGGGCGCGCACAGCTTCTACGTGCTGCGCTTCCTGCTGGGCGCGGCCGAAGCCGGCCTGTATCCAGGCATCCTGTACTTCCTGACCAAGTGGTTCCCGATGCGCCATCGCGCGCGCATCATCGGCCTGCTGGTGCTGGCCCAGCCGATCGCGCTGATCATCACCGGACCGATTGCCGGCCTGGTGCTGTCGACGCATGGACTGTTCGGCATGGCCAACTGGCAGACGCTGTTCGTGCTGAGCGGCCTGCCCGCCGTGCTGCTGTGCCTGCCCACGCTGCGCGTCCTGCCGGAATCGCCCGCCAGTGCCGCATGGCTGGCACCGGCCGACCGCGCCTGGATCGAACGCGAACTCGCCGCCGACCAGGCCGCCTATGCGCTCAAGCCGCACGGCAACCCGCTGCAGGCGCTCAAGGACAAGCGCGTGCTGCTGCTGTCGCTGCTGTTCCTGCCGTTCCCGCTGAGCATCTACGGGCTGTCGCTGTGGCTGCCGACCATCATCAAGCAGTTCGGTGTGACCGACGCAATGACCGGCCTGCTGTCGGCGGTGCCCTACCTGTTCGCCGTGGTCGGCCTGTACCTGGTGCCGCGCCACTCTGACCGCAAGGGCGAGCGCTACGGCCACATCGTGGTGGTGTCGGGGATGGCCGCGATCACCATGGCGCTGAGTGCCTGGGTGCAGTCGCCGGTGCTGCAGTTCCTGTTTATCTGCCTGACCGCGTTCTCGATCTATTCGATCCAGGCGGTGGTGTGGGCGCTGCCCGGTGAGTTCCTGACCGGCGCCAGCGCGGCGGTGGGCATTGCCACGATCAACTCGCTGGCCAACCTGGGCGGCTACTTCGGGCCGTATGGCATCGGCGTGATCAAGGATGCGACCGGCAGCCTGGCGGCAGGGCTGTACTTCCTGGCGGCGATGCTGGTGTTCGCTGTGGTGATGGCGTTCGTGGTGCGCGCCGCGCTGCGGCCCGCTGCGCGGGCCGGTGCAGCGCGGGCCGGTGCCTGA
- a CDS encoding NAD(P)H-dependent flavin oxidoreductase has product MALPASLQNRLSLPVVCSPLFIISNPDLVIAQCKAGVVGSFPALNARPAPKLEEWLDRITTELAEHNDRHPDRPAAPFAVNQIVHKSNDRLDHDLELCVRYKVPVVITSLGARKEVNDAVHSYGGIVLHDVINNTFARKAIEKGADGLVAVAAGAGGHAGTLSPFALLHEIREWFDGPLLLSGAISSGDAILAAQAAGADLAYIGSAFIATQEANAQEGYKQMIVDSSAGDIVYSNLFTGVHGNYLRGSIERAGLDPAALPQSDPSKMNFGSTSVKAWKDIWGAGQGVGAIKRVVPAAELVRRFAEEYALARRRLGLGEASQASARAVDVA; this is encoded by the coding sequence ATGGCCCTCCCCGCCTCGCTGCAGAACCGGCTGTCGCTGCCGGTGGTCTGCTCGCCGCTGTTCATCATTTCCAACCCCGACCTGGTGATTGCCCAGTGCAAGGCCGGCGTGGTGGGCTCGTTCCCGGCGCTGAACGCACGCCCGGCGCCCAAGCTGGAAGAATGGCTGGACCGCATCACCACCGAGCTGGCCGAGCACAACGACAGGCATCCGGACCGCCCGGCGGCGCCGTTTGCGGTCAACCAGATCGTGCACAAGTCCAACGACCGCCTCGACCATGACCTGGAACTGTGCGTGCGCTACAAGGTGCCGGTCGTGATCACCTCGCTGGGCGCGCGCAAGGAAGTCAACGACGCGGTGCATTCGTACGGCGGCATCGTGCTGCACGACGTGATCAACAACACGTTCGCGCGCAAGGCCATCGAGAAAGGCGCCGACGGGCTGGTGGCGGTGGCTGCCGGCGCCGGCGGCCATGCCGGCACACTGTCGCCGTTCGCGCTGCTGCACGAGATCCGTGAATGGTTCGACGGCCCGCTGCTGCTGTCGGGTGCGATCTCCAGCGGAGACGCGATCCTGGCCGCGCAGGCCGCTGGCGCCGACCTGGCCTACATCGGCTCGGCCTTCATCGCCACGCAGGAAGCCAACGCACAGGAAGGCTACAAGCAGATGATCGTCGACAGCAGCGCCGGCGATATCGTCTACTCCAACCTCTTTACCGGCGTGCACGGCAACTACCTGCGCGGCAGCATCGAGCGCGCGGGCCTGGACCCGGCGGCGCTGCCGCAGTCCGACCCGTCCAAGATGAACTTCGGCTCGACCAGCGTGAAGGCGTGGAAAGATATCTGGGGCGCCGGCCAGGGCGTGGGCGCGATCAAGCGCGTGGTGCCGGCGGCCGAGCTGGTGCGGCGCTTTGCCGAGGAGTATGCGCTGGCGCGTCGCCGCCTGGGGCTGGGCGAAGCCAGCCAGGCCAGTGCGCGCGCGGTTGACGTGGCCTGA